Proteins from one Effusibacillus pohliae DSM 22757 genomic window:
- a CDS encoding Glu/Leu/Phe/Val family dehydrogenase, which translates to MKVFEYMQKYDYEQLVFCHDEASGLKAIIAIHDTTLGPALGGCRMWTYATEEEAIQDALRLARGMTYKNAAAGLNLGGGKTVVIGNPRTDKSEALFRALGRYVQSLNGRYITAEDVGTTVHDMDIIHQETKYVTGVSETYGSSGNPSPMTALGVFRGMQATAKEAFGSDSLEGKVVAVQGVGNVGYYLCKHLYEAGAKLIVTDINEDNVKRAVEEFGAQAVAPNDIFGVECDIFAPCALGAVINDETIPQLKCKAIAGSANNQLKEDRHGDKLQELGILYAPDYVINAGGVINVADELEGYNAERARKKVENIYNILLNVYQIAKEQGIPTYKAADRLAEQRIETMRRTRSNFLVNERSLHSK; encoded by the coding sequence ATGAAGGTTTTCGAGTACATGCAAAAATACGACTACGAGCAACTGGTTTTCTGCCACGACGAAGCGTCCGGTCTGAAAGCGATCATCGCCATTCACGACACCACGCTAGGGCCGGCGCTGGGCGGATGCCGGATGTGGACATATGCGACAGAAGAAGAAGCGATTCAGGACGCGCTGCGCCTGGCGCGCGGCATGACCTACAAAAACGCGGCGGCAGGGTTAAACCTTGGCGGCGGCAAAACGGTGGTCATCGGCAATCCGCGGACTGACAAGAGCGAAGCGCTGTTCCGCGCGTTGGGGCGGTACGTGCAAAGCCTGAACGGCCGCTACATCACGGCGGAAGATGTCGGGACGACGGTGCACGATATGGACATCATTCACCAGGAAACGAAATATGTAACCGGCGTCTCGGAAACATACGGTTCGTCCGGCAACCCGTCGCCGATGACGGCACTCGGCGTGTTCCGCGGCATGCAGGCGACGGCGAAGGAAGCGTTCGGCTCCGACTCGCTGGAGGGCAAGGTCGTGGCCGTGCAAGGCGTCGGCAACGTCGGCTACTATTTGTGCAAACATCTGTATGAAGCGGGAGCCAAATTGATCGTCACCGACATCAACGAAGACAATGTGAAGCGTGCGGTCGAAGAGTTTGGGGCGCAAGCGGTCGCGCCGAACGATATCTTCGGCGTGGAATGCGATATCTTCGCACCCTGTGCGTTGGGCGCGGTGATCAATGACGAGACGATTCCGCAATTGAAATGCAAGGCGATCGCCGGGTCGGCCAACAACCAGCTGAAGGAAGACCGGCATGGCGACAAATTGCAGGAACTGGGAATCCTTTACGCGCCCGACTATGTGATCAACGCCGGCGGCGTGATCAATGTGGCGGATGAACTGGAAGGATACAATGCGGAACGGGCCCGCAAGAAAGTCGAAAATATCTACAACATCCTGCTCAATGTGTATCAGATCGCCAAAGAGCAAGGGATTCCGACCTACAAAGCAGCGGATCGTCTGGCGGAGCAACGGATCGAAACGATGCGTCGGACGCGCAGCAACTTCCTGGTGAACGAACGGAGCCTGCACAGCAAGTGA
- the lpdA gene encoding dihydrolipoyl dehydrogenase codes for MVEQYDVVIVGGGTGGYVAAIRAAQLRLKVAVVEQAKVGGTCLHKGCIPSKAMLKSAEMFQAAKKLGEFGVVTGEPTLDFAKVMERKSKIVAQLHKGVQHLLKKNNVPVIEGFGRVMGPSIFSPRAGAVRVERPDGESEILTPNHVIIATGSRPKALPGLAFDGDKIINSDHALELTEVPKSMIIIGAGAIGVEWASMLNDFGCDVTLVESMPHILPQEDEEVANELARNFKKRRMKILTGAKVLPETVQIEGDQVSVQVQQGDRTETLRAEKILIAVGREAAIDNIGLEATEVRVERGFIKVNRFMQTAESNIFAIGDAIGGLQLAHVADHEGIVAVEKIAGLDPHPIHYDHVPRCTYSRPEVASVGITEKQARERGHQVKVGNFPFRAIGKALVNGEIDGFVKIVSDAETNDLLGVHMVGPHVTDMVSEAGLAMLLDATAWEVGLSIHPHPTLAEAIGEAALAVEGRALHI; via the coding sequence ATGGTGGAACAATATGATGTCGTGATTGTTGGCGGCGGGACCGGCGGCTATGTGGCTGCCATCCGCGCTGCCCAATTGAGGCTGAAAGTCGCGGTCGTCGAACAGGCAAAAGTCGGTGGCACCTGCCTGCACAAGGGCTGCATCCCGTCGAAAGCGATGCTGAAAAGCGCCGAGATGTTCCAGGCGGCGAAAAAGCTGGGCGAATTTGGCGTTGTGACAGGCGAGCCGACACTCGATTTTGCAAAAGTGATGGAACGGAAATCGAAAATCGTCGCGCAACTGCACAAAGGGGTGCAGCATCTTCTGAAAAAGAACAACGTACCGGTCATCGAAGGGTTCGGCCGGGTGATGGGACCTTCCATTTTTTCGCCGCGGGCAGGTGCCGTGCGGGTTGAAAGGCCGGATGGAGAGTCTGAAATTCTGACGCCCAATCATGTGATCATCGCCACCGGTTCGCGTCCGAAAGCGCTTCCCGGGCTTGCATTCGACGGAGACAAAATCATCAACTCGGACCACGCGTTGGAACTGACGGAAGTTCCCAAATCGATGATCATTATCGGTGCCGGCGCGATCGGGGTGGAATGGGCGTCGATGCTGAACGACTTCGGTTGTGACGTGACCCTTGTCGAATCGATGCCGCACATTCTGCCGCAGGAAGACGAAGAGGTGGCGAACGAACTGGCCCGCAACTTCAAGAAACGCAGGATGAAAATTTTGACCGGTGCCAAGGTGCTGCCGGAGACGGTACAAATCGAAGGCGATCAAGTGTCGGTCCAGGTTCAGCAGGGTGACAGGACGGAAACGCTGCGGGCCGAGAAAATCCTCATTGCGGTAGGACGGGAAGCGGCGATCGACAACATCGGCCTGGAAGCAACGGAAGTCCGTGTGGAACGAGGCTTTATCAAAGTGAATCGGTTTATGCAGACGGCCGAGTCCAACATTTTTGCCATCGGAGACGCGATCGGCGGCCTGCAGTTGGCCCATGTGGCGGACCATGAAGGGATTGTGGCGGTGGAGAAGATCGCCGGACTCGATCCGCATCCGATCCACTACGATCACGTGCCGCGGTGCACCTATTCGCGGCCGGAAGTGGCCAGTGTCGGGATCACCGAAAAGCAGGCGAGAGAGCGCGGGCATCAGGTGAAAGTCGGGAATTTTCCGTTCCGCGCCATCGGCAAGGCGCTGGTCAACGGAGAAATCGACGGGTTTGTCAAAATCGTCTCGGACGCTGAGACGAATGACCTGCTCGGCGTCCATATGGTCGGTCCGCATGTGACAGACATGGTTTCGGAAGCGGGGCTGGCGATGCTGCTGGATGCGACCGCATGGGAAGTCGGATTGTCGATCCATCCGCATCCGACGCTGGCGGAGGCGATTGGAGAGGCTGCATTGGCGGTGGAAGGCCGGGCGCTGCATATATAA